A portion of the Hoplias malabaricus isolate fHopMal1 chromosome 1, fHopMal1.hap1, whole genome shotgun sequence genome contains these proteins:
- the tfr1b gene encoding transferrin receptor 1b, translating to MAGPIDQARARISKMFNGEPRSYTRFNLTRNTDGDNSHVEVKLSGEGEEELDGTETGHRHAANTYTQRPLHAYKNWCYTALVILIFFLAGYLIGYVAHRKPEQVTCMTEESNDEGDIAVAPEPTLDWSTITKMLQQQFSSKDFDEILSNFALDDHMAGSAGDEMLANKVLNIFKNLEMTPWTDEHYVQLQMPSSDKPNKISLGSGEIGQPKGYLAYSGNGTKEGKVVYANYGQTADLKHLLAVGMDLRDSVILIRTGQISLAEKVANAAKYGAAAVLIYPEPSYDAFDANTELYGHVHFGTGDPYTPGFPSFNHTQFPPAKSSGLPEILAQTITADMALKIHEKMGGKDVPDNFNGKLRDISKYTLGGEANVTVTVNNVQVDTRIHNVFGVIKGFIDPDHYVVIGAQRDSFSTGYAKSTVGTCLLVELARAITQLKKAGFTPRRSIVFASWSAGDYGSVGATEWLEGYLNSLDKKAFTYISLDGVVLGREKFKASASPLLHSLLKETLNEVKTPLNEDRTVFQEYGSGNLETILEPMNMEDGAYPFLAFSGIPSISFRFVSNGAYVNSGTALDNKQNLYIATEQRLGDFCKAAAQVAGQMALRLVHDHILKLDVTSYTRLIRKHVSIISRGAFLLKKVGTLSTPLSPNWLISASGSFSRAANALINDIQNSDLEDKEKCRTINDRIMRVEHSLLSAYVSPRDVPFRHIFFGNGNYTVFALTEHLKDVKEQAVSADIDLLRNQFALTTWTIQSCANDLAGDIWALDNEI from the exons ATGGCAGGTCCAATTGATCAAGCAAGAGCAAGGATTTCTAAAATG TTTAATGGGGAACCACGGTCATATACACGCTTCAACCTGACTCGAAACACTGATGGTGATAACAGCCATGTAGAGGTGAAGCTCTCAGGTGAGGGTGAGGAGGAACTGGATGGCACGGAGACTGGACATCGCCATGCTGCAAACACTTACACACAGAGGCCTCTGCACGCTTACAAGAACTGGTGTTATACAGCTCTAGTTATTCTGATTTTCTTCCTTGCTG gtTACCTCATTGGCTATGTAGCACACCGCAAACCTGAGCAAGTAACATGCATGACAGAAGAGAGCAACGATGAAGGGGACATTGCTGTTGCCCCTGAACCCACTCTGGACTGGAGCACCATCACAAAAATGCTGCAACAGCAGTTTTCCTCCAAAGATTTTGATGAAATACTAAG CAACTTTGCCTTGGATGACCATATGGCAGGTAGTGCTGGTGATGAGATGCTGGCCAACAAAGTACTGAACATTTTCAAGAACCTGGAAATGACCCCATGGACAGATGAGCACTACGTTCAACTACAAATGCCATCCAG tgacaaaccaaacaaaatcTCACTTGGTTCTGGTGAGATTGGACAACCGAAAGGATACTTGGCTTACAGTGGTAATGGAACCAAAGAG GGCAAAGTGGTATATGCTAACTATGGCCAGACTGCTGATCTGAAGCATTTGCTGGCAGTTGGGATGGATCTCAGAGACAGTGTCATTCTTATAAGAACTGGGCAAATTAGTCTTGCAGAAAAG GTTGCCAATGCTGCCAAGTATGGTGCAGCTGCTGTGTTGATCTACCCTGAACCGAGTTATGATGCCTTTGATGCCAACACTGAACTCTATGGCCAT GTTCACTTTGGAACTGGTGACCCTTACACACCAGGCTTCCCTTCTTTCAACCATACCCAGTTCCCTCCAGCCAAATCCTCAGGCCTGCCTGAAATACTGGCTCAGACAATTACTGCAGATATGGCTCTAAAAATCCATGA GAAAATGGGTGGAAAGGATGTTCCTGATAACTTCAATGGAAAACTGAGGGACATCTCCAAATACACACTAGGAGGAGAGGCTAACGTCACTGTGACTGTTAATAACGTCCAAGTCGACACCAGGATTCATAACGTCTTTGGTGTTATTAAAGGATTCATCGACCCAG ATCATTATGTGGTGATTGGTGCTCAGAGAGACTCCTTTAGCACGGGATATGCCAAGTCCACAGTCGGCACTTGTCTGTTGGTGGAGCTCGCCAGGgcaatcacacagctcaagAAAG CTGGATTCACACCCAGGAGGAGCATTGTGTTTGCTAGCTGGAGTGCTGGGGATTATGGCAGTGTTGGTGCGACAGAGTGGCTagag GGTTATCTGAACTCACTGGACAAAAAAGCATTCACATACATCAGCCTGGATGGAGTAGTTTTGG GTCGGGAGAAGTTTAAGGCATCAGCCAGTCCGCTGTTGCACAGCCTTCTGAAGGAAACGTTGAATGAG GTGAAGACTCCTCTGAATGAAGACAGGACAGTGTTCCAGGAATATGGCAGTGGAAATTTGGAGACAAT TCTGGAACCTATGAACATGGAGGATGGTGCATATCCTTTCTTGGCCTTTTCTGGAATTCCCTCAATCTCTTTTCGCTTTGTCTCCAATGGA GCATATGTGAACAGTGGAACAGCTCTGGACAATAAACAGAACCTATACATTGCCACTGAGCAAAGGCTGGGTGACTTTTGCAAGGCTGCAGCTCAGGTGGCTGGACAGATGGCCCTAAGACTGGTCCACGACCACATCCTGAAGCTGGACGTGACCTCATATACCCGCCTCATTAGGAAGCACGTGTCCATAATCAGCAGAGGTGCCTTCCTGCTTAAAAAA GTTGGAACCCTTTCCACACCCCTGTCACCTAACTGGCTTATATCTGCATCGGGGTCCTTCAGCCGTGCAGCTAATGCACTGATTAATGACATTCAGAACAGTGACTTGGAGGACAAGGAGAAGTGTCGCACCATCAACGACCGGATCATGAGG GTGGAGCACAGCCTGCTCTCTGCATATGTTTCTCCAAGAGACGTCCCTTTCCGACACATTTTCTTTGGCAATGGTAATTACACTGTCTTTGCGCTGACCGAACATCTGAAAGACGTGAAAGAGCAGGCTGTCAGTGCAGATATTGATCTTCTGCGTAACCAGTTTGCCCTGACGACTTGGACCATTCAAAGCTGTGCCAATGACCTCGCTGGAGACATTTGGGCCTTGGATAATGAGATCTAA